DNA sequence from the Streptomyces sp. HUAS 15-9 genome:
CTTCTCCAGGGAGTTGCGCAGATCGACGAGCAGCTCGACGTCCAGGGCCGCGTACCGCAGCCATGGCTCGGGCAGCGGCCGGGTCGACCAGTCGACGGCGGAGTGCCCCTTCTCGAGTACGAATCCGAGCACGCCCTCGACCATCGCGCCCAGGCCGACCCGGGGGAACCCGGCGAGCCGGCCGGCCAGCTCGGTGTCGAACAGGCGGCTGGGCACCATGCCTATCTCGCGCAGGCAGGGCAGGTCCTGGGTGGCGGCGTGCAGCACCCACTCCACACCGGACAGGACCTCGCCGAGACCCGACAGGTCGGGACAGGCGACTGGATCGATCAGCGCGGTGCCGGCCCCCTCGCGGCGTAGCTGCACCAGATAGGCGCGCTGGCCGTAGCGGTAGCCGGAGGCGCGCTCGGCGTCCACGGCCACGGGGCCGGAGCCGGCGGCGAAGGCGGCGATCACCTCGGCCAGCGAAGCCTCGTCGGCGATCACCGGCGGAATGCCCTCACGCGGTTCGAGCAAAGGGATCGGCGCCCCCGCCGCTGACGATCCGCCGTCGTCCGGAGGGGTCCCTCCGGTGGTGCGCAGTGGCATGTCGGCTGCGGTGTCTTGGGCGTCGGTCACCTGTCAAGGGTATCTGTGTGTGGACAGCGCCCGTCGACGGAACGTTCCGTCGACGGGCGTCAGGGGGTCGTAAACCAGTCAGGTCGGTGAAACATCTCGTTCACGTGAGTGAACGAACACGGTAGGTGGGTACGGGGCCTCCGGCGGGCTCGGCGTGCGGTTTCGGCCGGTTCAGTGGATGATCCCGGTGCGCAGGGCCACCGCGACCATTCCGGCCCGGTCGCCGGTGCCGAGCTTGCGGGCGATGCGGGCGAGGTGGCTCTTGACGGTCAGTGCGGACAGGCCCATCGAGACACCGATCGCCTTGTTCGACTGGCCCTCCGCCACCAGCCGCAGCACCTCGACCTCGCGGCCGGACAGCTCGCGGTAACCACCCGGGTGGCTCGGGGAACCCGGGGGGCGGCGGTGCATACGGGCGGCGGTGGCGCCGATGGGGGAGGTGCCCGGTCTGGTGGGAAGCCCGATGTTGGTCCGGGTCCCGGTGACGACATAGCCCTTGACCCCGCCGGCCAGGGCGTTGCGCACGGCGCCGATGTCGTCGGCGGCGGACAGTGCCAGCCCGTTCGGCCAGCCTGCTGCACGGGTCTCGGAGAGGAGGGTCAGGCCGGAACCATCGGGAAGGTGGACGTCGGCGACACAGATGTCGCGGGGGTTGCCGATGCGGGGACGAGCCTCCGCGATGGACGAGGCCTCGATGACATCACGCACACCGAGCGCCCACAGATGACGGGTGACGGTGGAGCGGACGCGCGGGTCGGCCACGACCACCATGGCGGTCGGCTTGTTCGGGCGGTAGGCGACCAGGCTTGCGGGCTGCTCAAGAAGAACGGACACCAGGCCTCCTGGAGTGCGGGACGGGGCCGGCTCTGGGGATGAAGCCGGGACGAACCGTGCTTTCAAGGTCACAGCTGTCTTCGGCATCAAACCCGTCCGCCTTTAGAGAATGATCACGATCTAGTGAGTAACAATCCGTGCAATTCGGACACGCGATCGATCACCCGAAGATCGAGTCGGCTCGAGTCGTGGCGATTACGGGACTGAATGTGGCCGTATCGACAAAGAGATGGTCAACGAGATGATGATCAACGAAAGTCGGCGGTCAACGGGACTGCGGTCCCCGGCGGCGCTGCGGCAGGGTCACCACCGAGGCGTCGCCCGGGGCGGCCGGCGGCAGACCCGCGACCTGGGCCAGCAGATCGCACCAGGAGGCCAGATGCGCCGCGCTGTCCGGGACCCCGCCCAGTCCCTCACGGGGTGTCCAGGAGGCACGGATCTCGATCTGGGAGGCGGCCGGGCGCTCGGACAGCCCGCCGAAGTAGTGCGAGCTCGCGCGCGTGACCGTGCCGCTCGGCTCGCCGTACGACAGCCCGCGCGCCTGGAGCGCCCCGGTCAGCCACGACCAGCACACCTCGGGCAGCAGCGGGTCCGCCGCCATCTCCGGCTCCAGCTCGGCGCGCACCAGCGTCACCAGCCGGAAGGTGCCGTGCCAGGCCTCGTGCCCGTCCGGGTCGTGCAGCATGACCAGTCGGCCGTCGGCGAGTTCCTGGTCGCCGTCCACCACCGCCGCCTCCAGGGCGTACGCGAACGGGGCGAGCCGCTGCGGAGCCGGTGTCGGCTCCACTTCGACCTGCGGCCGCAGCCGCGCGCTCCTGATCGCCTCGACCGCGGCCCGGAAGGCCGGCGGAGCCGCCTTGTCCTTGTGCCGCTCCGCCTCCCCCGTCTCCTTCGCGTCGTCCATTTCGCCAGCGCCGTCCGACAGTCGTCCCTGAGCCGCAGCCATGCGGGGAAGATTAAGGGGAACGGGGCCTTCGCGCAGGGAGAGACACCCTCAAGGCCGCGGCCACGTCGGCTTCCGGGCCGTGCGAGACTTGCCGTCGTGAGTGCCAACGCAAGCCCCACGGGCCAGCAGCCGACAGCGACGTACGACAGCGCCTTCCTCAGGGCGTGCAGGCGTGAACCCGTGCCGCACACCCCCGTGTGGTTCATGCGGCAGGCCGGGCGCTCGCTGCCGGAGTACCGCAAGGTGCGCGAGGGCATTCCGATGCTGGAGTCCTGCATGCGGCCCGAGCTGGTCACCGAGATCACGCTCCAGCCGGTGCGCCGGCACAACGTGGACGCCGCGATCTACTTCAGCGACATCGTCGTACCGCTCAAGGCCATCGGCATCGACCTCGACATCAAGCCCGGCGTCGGCCCGGTCGTCGAGCGCCCGATCCGCACCCGCGCCGACCTGGCCCAGCTGCGCGACCTCACCCCCGAGGACGTCTCCTACGTCACCGAGGCCATCGGGATGCTCACCCGCGAGCTGGGCTCCACCCCGCTGATCGGCTTCGCCGGTGCTCCTTTCACCCTCGCGAGCTACCTCGTCGAGGGCGGTCCGTCGCGCACGTACGAGAACGCCAAGGCGATGATGTACGGCGACCCCGAACTGTGGGCCGACCTCCTCGACCGCCTCGCCGACATCACGGCCGCCTTCCTGAAGGTCCAGATCGAGGCGGGCGCGAGCGCGGTGCAGCTGTTCGACTCCTGGGCCGGAGCCCTGGCCCCCGCGGACTACCGCCGCTCGGTGCTGCCCGCCTCCGCCAAGGTCTTCCAGGCCGTCGCCGGGTACGGCGTCCCGCGCATCCACTTCGGTGTCGGCACCGGTGAGCTGCTGAAGCTCATGGGCGAGGCCGGCGCGGACGTCGTCGGCGTCGACTGGCGCGTCCCGCTGGACGAGGCCGCCCGTCGCGTCGGCCCCGGCAAGGCGCTCCAGGGCAACCTCGACCCCACCGTGCTGTTCGCCACCAAGGAGGCCGTCGAGGCCAAGACGCGCGAGGTGCTCGAGACGGCCGCCGGTCTCGAGGGCCACGTCTTCAACCTCGGTCACGGTGTGATGCCCTCCACCGACCCGGACGCCCTGACCCGGCTCGTGGACTACGTCCACACGCGAACCGCCCACTGACTCACCACGTGTGCCGGGGCCGGGCCCGCCTGCCGAACAGCAGGCTGCGCGGCTCCGGTGGCGGCGGGGTGCCCGGCTTGAGCGGCCAGGCGAGCAGCATCCCCGCCACGAAGCCGACCACATGCGCGGCGTAGGCCACCGTCCCGGCGCCGGAGACACCGTGTCCTGACGAGTACAGCGCCTGGAGCACGAACCAGAAGCCCAGCACCAGCCAGGCGGGCAGCCGCAGCGGCAGGAAGATCAGGAACGGGACCAGGACCCACACCCGTGCCCTGGGGTACAGCACCAGATAGGCGCCCAGCACCCCGGCGATCGCCCCGGACGCGCCGATCAGCGGGTCGCCCGAGGAGGCGTTGAGCAGCGCGAAGCCGTAGCCGGCGATGTAGCCGCAGACGACGTAGAAGAGGAAGTACCGGATGTGGCCCATCCGGTCCTCGACGTTGTTGCCGAAGATCAGCAGGAAGAGCATGTTGCCCAGCAGGTGCAGCCAGCTGCCGTGCAGGAACATCGCCGTGAACACCGACAGCGGCGGCGACTTGGCGTAGCGCGGCGGGGCCACGACACACCCGGCGCCGTGCGGGCCCGGCCTTACCTCGCCCGTCGGGACCATCCGGGGCAGCTGATGGTGGATCAGCTCTCGGGGTACGGCCGCGTACTGGTCCAGGAACGCCTGGAGGTGGCACAACTGGGCCAGGTCACTGCCGCCGGCCACGGAACCGGCTATCCCGGGCGTGGACACGAAGACGAGGACGTTCGCGGCGATGAGCGCATACGTCACCCAAGGGGTGCGGCGTACCGGGTTCACGTCATGCACGGGGATGACCACACAGAAGTAGTGCCCCCGATGCGGCCCGCGAATCGATGAACACGCCCGCCCGCGCACGCGTATCACTGGTCAACCGACGTGAGGATCAGGCGATGAACGAGCGAGTTGCTCCTCCCATGCAGGCTCTGCCCGACGGGGAGGCGGAGCTCTCCCTTGTCGTGAAGCTCCCCTGGGAGGATGTCGCCAGACTCGGCCAGGAGGCCGGGCGGCTGGCGGCGCAGATGCAGCGGCCGGTGACACTGGACGAGGCCGTCAGCAACCGCCTGCGGTCCACCCGCCCGTCCGCCGCGCACGCCAAACCGGCGGGCGAACAGCCCGCACCGGCGACCTCGACGACGAGCGCGGGCGTGACCGCGCTTCCGCGGATCAGCGGCTCGGCCTAGGGGGTGTCGTTTGGATCAGGTCGGCCGTCACGAACGGTGCGGTCTGGCCGACCCCGAGCGGGGTCTGGTGCGTGCAGCTGCAAGGCGGAGGAGGGAGTCGACGCGGAGCGTCGGCGAGTGACGACAACGCCGCAGATGTGCGTGCCAGGGCCCGCGACGCCGGGATGATCCAAACGACACCCCCTAGCCGTCGGCGCTCGCGCGTACCTTCGCCGCCGCCTTTCTCGCTGCCACCAGGACCGGGTCCCACACCGGTGAGAAGGGCGGGGCGTAGCCCAGGTCCAGGGCGGTCATCTGTTCCACCGTCATGCCCGCCGTGAGGGCCACCGCGGCGATGTCGACCCGCTTGGCGGCGCCCTCCCGGCCGACGATCTGCACGCCGAGCAGCCGTCCCGTGCGGTGTTCGGCGAGCATCTTCACCGTCATGGGGAAGGCGCCGGGGTAGTAGCCCGCGCGGCTGGTCGACTCGACGGTGACCGTCTCGAAGCGCAGGCCGACCCGGTGCGCGTCCTTCTCGCGCAGGCCGGTGCGGGCGATCTCCAGGTCGCAGACCTTGCTCACCGCCGTGCCGACCACGCCCGGGAAGGTGGCGTAACCGCCGCCCACGTTGGTGCCGATGACCTGGCCGTGCTTGTTGGCATGGGTACCCAGGGCGATGTGCCGCTCCTGGCCGGAGACCAGGTCGAGGACCTCCACGCAGTCGCCGCCGGCCCAGATGTTCTCGTGGCCGCGGACCCGCATCGCGAGGTCGGTGAGCAGACCGCGCCGCCCGCCGAGCGGCAGGCCCGCCGCCTCGGCGAGGGCGGTCTCCGGGCGTACGCCGATGCCCAGCACGACCACGTCCGCCGGGTACTCCACGTCCTTTGTGACCACCGCGCGCACCCGGCCGTCCGGCCCGGTGGGCATCTCGGTCACCTCGGCGTCATTGACCATGGTGATGCCCAGGCCCTCCATCGCCGTGTGCACCAGGCGGCCCATGTCCGGGTCGAGCGTGGCCATGGGCTCCTTGCCCCGGTTGACCACCGTCACCTCGTAGCCCCGGTTGATGAGGGCCTCGGCCATCTCGACGCCGATGTAGCCCGCACCGACGACGACCGCCCGGCGGCCA
Encoded proteins:
- the hemE gene encoding uroporphyrinogen decarboxylase — translated: MSANASPTGQQPTATYDSAFLRACRREPVPHTPVWFMRQAGRSLPEYRKVREGIPMLESCMRPELVTEITLQPVRRHNVDAAIYFSDIVVPLKAIGIDLDIKPGVGPVVERPIRTRADLAQLRDLTPEDVSYVTEAIGMLTRELGSTPLIGFAGAPFTLASYLVEGGPSRTYENAKAMMYGDPELWADLLDRLADITAAFLKVQIEAGASAVQLFDSWAGALAPADYRRSVLPASAKVFQAVAGYGVPRIHFGVGTGELLKLMGEAGADVVGVDWRVPLDEAARRVGPGKALQGNLDPTVLFATKEAVEAKTREVLETAAGLEGHVFNLGHGVMPSTDPDALTRLVDYVHTRTAH
- a CDS encoding rhomboid family intramembrane serine protease → MVIPVHDVNPVRRTPWVTYALIAANVLVFVSTPGIAGSVAGGSDLAQLCHLQAFLDQYAAVPRELIHHQLPRMVPTGEVRPGPHGAGCVVAPPRYAKSPPLSVFTAMFLHGSWLHLLGNMLFLLIFGNNVEDRMGHIRYFLFYVVCGYIAGYGFALLNASSGDPLIGASGAIAGVLGAYLVLYPRARVWVLVPFLIFLPLRLPAWLVLGFWFVLQALYSSGHGVSGAGTVAYAAHVVGFVAGMLLAWPLKPGTPPPPEPRSLLFGRRARPRHTW
- a CDS encoding response regulator transcription factor gives rise to the protein MSVLLEQPASLVAYRPNKPTAMVVVADPRVRSTVTRHLWALGVRDVIEASSIAEARPRIGNPRDICVADVHLPDGSGLTLLSETRAAGWPNGLALSAADDIGAVRNALAGGVKGYVVTGTRTNIGLPTRPGTSPIGATAARMHRRPPGSPSHPGGYRELSGREVEVLRLVAEGQSNKAIGVSMGLSALTVKSHLARIARKLGTGDRAGMVAVALRTGIIH
- a CDS encoding FAD-dependent oxidoreductase, which gives rise to MSMSGGRGATERLVVIGGDAAGMSAASRARRLRGPGELEIVAFERGHFTSYSACGIPYWVGGDVPDRNRLIARTPEEHRARGIDLRLRTEVTEIDVAGQRVRARDVDSGAESWTSYDKLVIATGARPVRPGLPGVDAPGVHGVQTLDDGQGLLDTLARTRGRRAVVVGAGYIGVEMAEALINRGYEVTVVNRGKEPMATLDPDMGRLVHTAMEGLGITMVNDAEVTEMPTGPDGRVRAVVTKDVEYPADVVVLGIGVRPETALAEAAGLPLGGRRGLLTDLAMRVRGHENIWAGGDCVEVLDLVSGQERHIALGTHANKHGQVIGTNVGGGYATFPGVVGTAVSKVCDLEIARTGLREKDAHRVGLRFETVTVESTSRAGYYPGAFPMTVKMLAEHRTGRLLGVQIVGREGAAKRVDIAAVALTAGMTVEQMTALDLGYAPPFSPVWDPVLVAARKAAAKVRASADG
- a CDS encoding DUF3000 domain-containing protein; this encodes MAAAQGRLSDGAGEMDDAKETGEAERHKDKAAPPAFRAAVEAIRSARLRPQVEVEPTPAPQRLAPFAYALEAAVVDGDQELADGRLVMLHDPDGHEAWHGTFRLVTLVRAELEPEMAADPLLPEVCWSWLTGALQARGLSYGEPSGTVTRASSHYFGGLSERPAASQIEIRASWTPREGLGGVPDSAAHLASWCDLLAQVAGLPPAAPGDASVVTLPQRRRGPQSR